A segment of the Patescibacteria group bacterium genome:
GTAATTGCTCATGAGTTAGCCCATATTGGGAATAAAGATATGTTATTGGGAACAGTGGTCGTTGTTTTGGTTGGAATTGTAGCACTATTATCAAGGATGTTTTTAAGAATTAGTTTTTATTCAGGAGGAAGTAGAAGGAAAAGAGGTAAGGATTCTTCCGCTGGAGTTATTATGGTTTTAGGAGTAATTGGAGCAATATTGGCGCCAATTATTGCTATTTTGATTCAGTTGTCAATTTCAAGAAAAAGAGAGTTTTTAGCTGATGCGTCTGGAGCGCTTTTAACAAGATATCCTGAAGGATTGGCCAGAGCTTTGGAAAAGATATCTAGCGATAAAACACCTCTGAGAACTGCTGATAGTTCTACTGCTCACTTATATATTTCTAGTCCTTTTAAAGAAAAAAACTGGTTAACAGGCTTGTTTTCCACTCATCCTCCAGTTGAAAAGAGATTAAAAGCTTTAAGAGGAATGAAGGTTTGAAAAATTAAAAGAAAATGATAGGCTTCTAAATAGGGAGAGGTGCGCCGAACGAGCGAATTATCTAAAACAAGTTGATTGTTCTCATAAATAACAAATAAAATAGATATATGTTTCGGATTAGGTTTAAAAAACAATCACAATTTGATTTCCTTAACAATATTAGAAAGAGATTAGAATTCAATTGGTCCCAATTAGCAA
Coding sequences within it:
- a CDS encoding M48 family metallopeptidase; this encodes MATLYTHADSNIRKTWILLFLFLILIIGLGWFFSYYYENNLFLIIAIVLSLSQGVASFWFSDKIVLSMTGAKEIQKKDNPELYRIVENLAITAGLPMPKLYIINSAQPNAFATGRDYDHAVVAVTRGLLEKLERAELEGVIAHELAHIGNKDMLLGTVVVVLVGIVALLSRMFLRISFYSGGSRRKRGKDSSAGVIMVLGVIGAILAPIIAILIQLSISRKREFLADASGALLTRYPEGLARALEKISSDKTPLRTADSSTAHLYISSPFKEKNWLTGLFSTHPPVEKRLKALRGMKV